The Microbacterium luteum genome includes a region encoding these proteins:
- a CDS encoding ATP-dependent Clp protease ATP-binding subunit, producing the protein MFERFTDRARRVVVLAQEEAKMLNHNYIGTEHILLGLIHEGEGVAAKALESLGISLDAVREQVQDIIGQGQQQPTGHIPFTPRAKKVLELSLREALQLGHNYIGTEHILLGLIREGEGVAAQVLVKLGADLNKVRQQVIQLLSGYQGKEPAGVAAGSGEQAQSGAQGGSQVLDQFGRNLTQAARDNKLDPVIGREKEIERVMQILSRRSKNNPVLIGEPGVGKTAVVEGLAQAIVKGDVPETLKDKQVYSLDLGSLIAGSRYRGDFEERLKKVTKEIRTRGDIIVFIDEIHTLVGAGAAEGAIDAASILKPLLARGELQTIGATTLDEYRKHFEKDAALERRFQPIQVNEPALPHAINILKGLRDRYEAHHKVQITDGAIVAAANLADRYIADRFLPDKAIDLIDEAGARLRLSILSSPPELREFDEKIAKVREDKETASEEQDFEKAASLRDEEKSLLAERLRLEKQWRSGDVASHAVVDEGLIAEVLAQATGIPVFKLTEEESSRLVFMEKALHQRVIGQEEAIAALSKTIRRQRAGLKDPKRPSGSFIFAGPTGVGKTELAKALAEFLFDDEGALISLDMSEFGEKHTVSRLFGAPPGFVGFEEGGQLTEKVRRKPFSVVLFDEIEKAHPDIFNSLLQILEEGRLTDGQGRIVDFKNTVIIMTTNLGSQAIAGGPVGFQVEGDTSTSYDRMKGKVNEELKRHFKPEFLNRVDDIIVFPQLNRDELIQIVDLFTKRLSERLLDRDMTIELSMPAKERLIEVGFDPALGARPLRRAMQHEIEDRLSEKILHGELNPGDHVKVDAENGVFQFEHGPRGEKVAVGVGTAGEITATPDIAASN; encoded by the coding sequence ATGTTCGAGAGATTCACCGACCGTGCCCGTCGCGTGGTTGTGCTCGCCCAAGAAGAGGCGAAGATGCTCAACCACAACTACATCGGCACCGAGCACATCCTGCTCGGTCTGATCCACGAGGGGGAGGGCGTCGCCGCGAAGGCGCTCGAGTCCCTGGGCATCTCGCTCGACGCCGTGCGCGAGCAGGTGCAGGACATCATCGGCCAGGGGCAGCAGCAGCCCACCGGCCACATCCCCTTCACGCCGCGCGCGAAGAAGGTGCTCGAGCTGAGCCTGCGCGAGGCGCTCCAGCTCGGCCACAACTACATCGGCACCGAGCACATCCTGCTCGGACTCATCCGCGAGGGCGAGGGCGTCGCCGCACAGGTGCTCGTCAAGCTCGGCGCCGACCTGAACAAGGTGCGCCAGCAGGTCATCCAGCTCCTCAGCGGATACCAGGGCAAGGAGCCCGCCGGCGTCGCCGCCGGCAGCGGCGAGCAGGCGCAGTCCGGTGCTCAAGGCGGCTCGCAGGTGCTCGACCAGTTCGGTCGCAACCTCACGCAGGCCGCGCGCGACAACAAGCTCGACCCGGTGATCGGGCGCGAGAAGGAGATCGAGCGGGTCATGCAGATCCTCTCGCGCCGCTCGAAGAACAACCCCGTCCTCATCGGCGAGCCCGGTGTGGGAAAGACCGCCGTCGTCGAGGGCCTCGCCCAGGCGATCGTGAAGGGGGATGTGCCCGAGACGCTGAAGGACAAGCAGGTCTACTCGCTCGACCTCGGCTCGCTCATCGCCGGATCGCGGTACCGCGGTGACTTCGAGGAGCGCCTGAAGAAGGTCACGAAGGAGATCCGCACCCGCGGCGACATCATCGTCTTCATCGACGAGATCCACACCCTCGTCGGTGCCGGAGCCGCCGAGGGTGCGATCGACGCCGCGAGCATCCTGAAGCCGCTCCTCGCCCGTGGCGAGCTGCAGACGATCGGTGCGACCACGCTCGACGAGTACCGCAAGCACTTCGAGAAGGATGCCGCCCTCGAGCGTCGCTTCCAGCCCATCCAGGTGAACGAGCCGGCTCTGCCGCACGCCATCAACATCCTGAAGGGGCTGCGCGACCGCTACGAGGCCCACCACAAGGTGCAGATCACGGACGGCGCGATCGTCGCCGCCGCGAACCTCGCCGACCGGTACATCGCCGACCGCTTCCTGCCCGACAAGGCCATCGACCTGATCGACGAGGCGGGAGCACGCCTGCGCCTGTCGATCCTGTCGAGCCCGCCGGAGCTGCGCGAGTTCGACGAGAAGATCGCGAAGGTCCGCGAAGACAAGGAGACCGCCAGCGAGGAGCAGGACTTCGAGAAGGCCGCGTCGCTGCGCGACGAGGAGAAGTCCCTGCTGGCCGAGCGCCTGCGCCTGGAGAAGCAGTGGCGCTCCGGCGATGTCGCGAGCCACGCGGTCGTCGACGAGGGTCTGATCGCCGAGGTGCTCGCGCAGGCGACCGGCATCCCGGTGTTCAAGCTCACCGAGGAGGAGTCCAGCCGCCTGGTCTTCATGGAGAAGGCGTTGCACCAGCGCGTCATCGGCCAGGAAGAGGCCATCGCCGCGCTGTCGAAGACCATCCGTCGTCAGCGCGCAGGGCTGAAGGACCCGAAGCGGCCCTCGGGCTCGTTCATCTTCGCCGGTCCCACCGGTGTCGGAAAGACCGAGCTCGCCAAGGCGCTCGCCGAGTTCCTCTTCGACGACGAGGGTGCGCTGATCTCCCTCGACATGTCGGAGTTCGGTGAGAAGCACACCGTCTCGCGGCTGTTCGGCGCCCCTCCCGGGTTCGTCGGCTTCGAAGAGGGCGGGCAGCTCACCGAGAAGGTGCGCCGCAAGCCGTTCTCGGTCGTGCTCTTCGATGAGATCGAGAAGGCCCACCCCGACATCTTCAACTCGCTGCTGCAGATTCTCGAAGAAGGTCGCCTGACCGATGGTCAGGGTCGCATCGTCGACTTCAAGAACACCGTCATCATCATGACCACGAACCTCGGTTCGCAGGCGATCGCCGGCGGCCCGGTCGGCTTCCAGGTCGAGGGTGACACGTCGACGTCGTACGACCGCATGAAGGGGAAGGTCAACGAGGAGCTGAAGCGCCACTTCAAGCCCGAGTTCCTGAACCGCGTCGACGACATCATCGTGTTCCCGCAGCTGAACCGCGACGAGCTCATCCAGATCGTCGACCTGTTCACGAAGCGTCTCAGCGAGCGCCTGCTCGACCGCGACATGACGATCGAGCTGTCGATGCCGGCGAAGGAGCGTCTCATCGAGGTGGGGTTCGACCCCGCACTCGGTGCCCGCCCGCTGCGCCGTGCGATGCAGCACGAGATCGAGGATCGCCTGTCGGAGAAGATCCTGCACGGCGAGCTCAACCCCGGTGACCACGTGAAGGTCGATGCCGAGAACGGCGTCTTCCAGTTCGAGCACGGTCCGCGCGGTGAGAAGGTCGCCGTCGGTGTCGGCACCGCCGGTGAGATCACCGCGACGCCGGACATCGCCGCCTCCAACTGA
- a CDS encoding amino-acid N-acetyltransferase, producing the protein MADYVVRPARTRDVRPIQTMLEPYVQKRILLGKDLVVLYEAVQQFFVAEDAHGNLIGCGALHVMWEELGEVRTLIVSDEWLHKGVGTAIVDALETQARELGLTRLFCLTFEVEFFSRRGFDVIGEQVVDPDVYSQLIRSPDEGVAEFLDLAHVKPNTLGNTRMLKHL; encoded by the coding sequence ATGGCCGATTACGTCGTGCGTCCCGCCCGAACCCGTGACGTGCGGCCGATCCAGACCATGCTCGAGCCGTACGTCCAGAAGCGGATTCTGCTCGGGAAAGACCTCGTGGTGCTCTACGAGGCGGTGCAGCAGTTCTTCGTGGCAGAGGACGCGCACGGCAACCTGATCGGATGCGGTGCCCTCCACGTCATGTGGGAGGAGCTCGGCGAGGTGCGCACCCTCATCGTCTCGGATGAGTGGCTGCACAAGGGGGTCGGCACGGCGATCGTCGACGCTCTCGAGACGCAGGCGCGTGAGCTCGGTCTCACCCGCCTGTTCTGCCTCACGTTCGAGGTGGAGTTCTTCTCCCGTCGAGGGTTCGACGTGATCGGCGAACAGGTAGTCGACCCCGATGTCTACTCGCAGCTGATCCGGAGCCCCGACGAGGGAGTCGCCGAGTTCCTCGATCTCGCCCACGTGAAGCCCAATACGCTCGGCAACACCCGGATGCTCAAGCACCTCTGA
- a CDS encoding dehydrogenase produces the protein MASRKKRAKASEPVDFRNTQLTDALQTQDMAAVAFALRHGPTVVPLMTVGDRDDPLDVGEVWTYRDPNTADVALLLFSDAAHKPETLPPGVALQSPQWLRAFLAAHEKEITTVFLDIAGPHPMQASPSDLIAALDA, from the coding sequence ATGGCGTCACGCAAGAAGCGCGCGAAGGCATCCGAGCCGGTGGACTTCCGCAACACCCAGCTGACGGATGCGCTGCAGACCCAGGACATGGCGGCCGTCGCCTTCGCCCTCCGGCACGGCCCCACGGTCGTGCCGCTCATGACGGTCGGCGATCGTGATGATCCGCTCGATGTCGGCGAGGTCTGGACCTACCGCGACCCCAACACGGCAGACGTCGCGCTTCTGCTGTTCAGCGACGCCGCCCACAAGCCCGAGACGCTGCCGCCCGGTGTGGCGCTGCAGTCGCCGCAGTGGCTGCGCGCCTTCCTCGCCGCGCACGAGAAGGAGATCACGACGGTCTTCCTCGACATCGCGGGCCCGCATCCGATGCAGGCCTCGCCGTCCGATCTGATCGCCGCCCTCGACGCCTGA
- the radA gene encoding DNA repair protein RadA yields the protein MATRRTTQTAPYRCTECGWTTIKWVGRCGECQQWGTVVEAAEQTGIVRSVTAVAPPPQRAARPITDVDTRDTPRRTSGVAEFDRVLGGGVVPGAAILLSGEPGVGKSTLLLEVAAQSARAGRRVLYASGEESTAQVRLRAERTGALHDQLYLASETDLATILGHIDEVSPDLLIVDSVQTVASSLSDGMAGHPSQVREVASTLIRVAKERHLPVIVVGHVTKDGSIAGPRLLEHLVDVVCHFEGDRQTSLRFVRALKNRFGPTDEVGCFDMTGEGIEEVPDPSALFLGHGDPVPGTCVTIALEGRRALPVEVQALTIGTAAPNPRRVVNGVDGARVAMILAVLEKRARLPLSQHDVYVSTVGGVRLVEPAADLAIAVAIANSLKDRALARGTAAIGELTLSGEIRPVAQAAQRRTEATRLGYTTVVDAEQRTVAAALRTMERHAAPAPAEPPPRF from the coding sequence ATGGCCACCAGACGCACCACCCAGACCGCCCCGTACCGGTGCACCGAGTGCGGGTGGACGACGATCAAGTGGGTCGGGCGGTGCGGCGAGTGCCAGCAGTGGGGCACCGTCGTCGAGGCCGCCGAGCAGACCGGCATCGTCCGCTCGGTCACCGCCGTCGCCCCGCCGCCGCAGCGAGCTGCGCGTCCGATCACCGACGTCGACACCCGCGACACACCCCGGCGCACGTCCGGCGTGGCGGAGTTCGATCGCGTTCTCGGCGGCGGAGTCGTTCCCGGTGCCGCCATTCTGCTCTCGGGCGAGCCGGGCGTCGGCAAATCGACGCTGCTCCTCGAGGTGGCGGCGCAGTCGGCCCGGGCCGGCCGACGCGTGCTCTACGCGAGCGGCGAGGAGTCCACGGCGCAGGTGCGCCTGCGCGCCGAGCGGACCGGCGCCCTCCACGACCAGCTCTACCTCGCGAGCGAGACCGACCTCGCGACGATCCTCGGACACATCGACGAGGTCTCCCCCGATCTGCTCATCGTCGACTCCGTGCAGACCGTCGCGTCGTCGCTGAGCGACGGGATGGCCGGTCATCCGTCGCAGGTGCGCGAGGTCGCGTCGACCCTGATCCGGGTCGCCAAGGAGCGGCACCTGCCGGTGATCGTCGTCGGTCACGTCACCAAAGACGGATCGATCGCCGGCCCCCGACTGCTCGAGCACCTCGTCGACGTCGTCTGCCACTTCGAGGGCGACCGGCAGACGTCGCTGCGATTCGTGCGCGCCCTGAAGAACCGTTTCGGTCCCACCGACGAGGTGGGATGCTTCGACATGACCGGGGAGGGCATCGAAGAGGTTCCCGACCCCAGCGCACTGTTCCTCGGACACGGCGATCCCGTGCCCGGCACGTGTGTGACGATCGCCCTCGAGGGCCGCCGCGCGCTGCCGGTCGAGGTGCAGGCGCTCACCATCGGCACGGCCGCACCGAACCCGCGCCGCGTGGTCAACGGCGTCGACGGCGCGCGCGTGGCGATGATCCTGGCCGTTCTCGAGAAGCGCGCCCGGCTTCCGCTCTCGCAGCACGACGTCTACGTCTCGACGGTGGGCGGGGTGCGCCTCGTCGAGCCCGCGGCAGACCTCGCCATCGCCGTGGCGATCGCCAACTCGTTGAAAGACCGTGCCCTCGCCCGCGGCACCGCCGCGATCGGAGAACTCACCCTGTCGGGCGAGATCCGGCCGGTCGCCCAAGCGGCCCAGCGCCGCACGGAGGCCACACGTCTGGGCTACACCACCGTCGTGGATGCCGAGCAGCGCACGGTCGCAGCGGCTCTCCGCACGATGGAACGGCACGCAGCGCCCGCGCCGGCAGAGCCGCCGCCGCGGTTCTGA
- a CDS encoding acyl-CoA dehydrogenase family protein, with protein MLTRPSPVAVPADEQHWIDTVTTLAADFAETVAEDDTAARLPIEHLRALADSGLDAAFLPVSHGGQGLSYATLGRIVQILARSHPAVATVWLMHIGAAHALVTASPDKAAAYFADELRAGRRFANALSEPAGGNHFLTSQQDATATDGGWSLTGRKLFVSGSEAADHLFLNARVDGGPAFFGVTIDDTVSFPPIDETMGMRATRSRTIVFDGTPLPAARRCGPPSPEYANLITVGFAFTSLGIAESALDELAAAARRAKGGAVLADQQWVKHETGMAWAQVTAALLMAERTAWLADEKNPEAMAAATETKMLANEVAKSTAALALRIGGGGAYLVRSPIQRIVRDAQAGALMAYSVPFSQEVVGAAALASGA; from the coding sequence ATGCTCACCCGCCCCTCCCCCGTCGCCGTCCCCGCCGACGAGCAGCACTGGATCGACACCGTCACGACACTGGCGGCCGACTTCGCCGAGACCGTCGCCGAAGACGACACCGCAGCACGCCTTCCGATCGAGCACCTGCGCGCACTCGCTGACAGCGGCCTCGATGCCGCCTTCCTTCCCGTCAGCCACGGCGGTCAGGGGCTCTCCTACGCCACGCTGGGGCGCATCGTGCAGATCCTCGCCCGGTCCCATCCGGCCGTCGCCACGGTCTGGCTCATGCACATCGGTGCCGCGCATGCCCTGGTGACGGCCTCGCCCGACAAGGCCGCGGCATACTTCGCCGACGAGCTGCGCGCCGGCAGGCGCTTCGCCAACGCGCTCAGCGAGCCCGCCGGCGGCAACCACTTCCTGACCTCGCAGCAGGATGCGACGGCGACCGACGGCGGATGGAGCCTCACCGGCCGCAAGCTGTTCGTCTCCGGCTCGGAGGCCGCCGACCACCTGTTCCTCAACGCGCGCGTCGACGGAGGCCCCGCCTTCTTCGGGGTGACGATCGACGACACGGTTTCCTTCCCGCCGATCGACGAGACCATGGGCATGCGCGCGACCCGCAGCCGCACGATCGTCTTCGACGGCACGCCGCTGCCGGCCGCCCGCCGATGCGGTCCGCCCTCGCCCGAGTACGCCAACCTCATCACCGTCGGGTTCGCCTTCACCTCGCTCGGGATCGCCGAGTCCGCGCTCGACGAGCTGGCCGCAGCCGCCCGCCGGGCAAAGGGCGGCGCGGTGCTCGCCGACCAGCAGTGGGTCAAGCACGAGACCGGCATGGCATGGGCGCAGGTGACCGCCGCGCTCCTCATGGCAGAGCGCACCGCGTGGCTCGCAGACGAGAAGAACCCGGAGGCGATGGCCGCGGCGACCGAGACGAAGATGCTCGCCAACGAGGTGGCCAAGTCCACGGCGGCGCTCGCCTTGCGCATCGGTGGTGGCGGCGCCTATCTCGTGCGCTCGCCCATCCAGCGGATCGTGCGCGACGCGCAGGCCGGCGCGCTCATGGCCTACTCGGTGCCGTTCAGCCAGGAGGTCGTCGGCGCGGCGGCGCTCGCATCCGGAGCGTGA
- a CDS encoding adenine deaminase C-terminal domain-containing protein — protein MTDKAELLPTTAELQRLREVAAGLEDPDVIVRGGLVLSPGTEEWLERDILIVGRHIAALTPWDHVASGTSEVDARGAWVAPGFIDAHLHVEYTNLTPGQLARVSVPRGTTTVLTDPNAAANVWGPEGMDYLLTTRAPFNIFQQVSPTTPASTTLERGGVVIPEQTVLDRLHDDVTATLGEGNPFDLGEVSTARYREALIAGRRITGHTAAQTHESLWSYLAAGVGDDHNSATVDEALERTRLGAMITVMGSSLADNTVPLFADLDAIAPALRHMCFCADDKHALDLSTEGHIDHHVRQAIRFGVDPVLAYRMATAQPAHYYRLDQVVGLLAPSRLADLQIIPDLADVRPSTVMVAGSVVARNGTASFEVDDDVPEWTRDSIRLPETLDADLLRVSADGPRAHVRAMEMYNGYFKRAFDTELAVEGGSVQCDTGTDVLKIAVIDRHHAEPLAGVGFVRGFGLRRGAIAISMNCPNMNIAVVGADDASMLRAVEEIRAMGGGFVTVDGDEVLARVELPVGGMMSDAPFEDTAAALAHAHAVTAELGCPIPSPYIILSFVGLYVVPDLGVTERGLVDTRTQQFVDVLLPGPVDACGHVDPAHP, from the coding sequence ATGACCGACAAGGCGGAGCTTCTTCCGACGACCGCCGAACTCCAGCGACTGCGCGAGGTCGCTGCCGGCCTCGAGGATCCCGATGTCATCGTGCGCGGAGGTCTCGTGCTCTCCCCGGGCACCGAGGAGTGGCTCGAACGCGACATCCTCATCGTGGGGCGGCACATCGCGGCGCTCACGCCGTGGGACCACGTCGCATCCGGCACGAGCGAGGTCGACGCGCGAGGCGCCTGGGTCGCGCCCGGCTTCATCGACGCGCACCTGCACGTCGAATACACCAACCTCACCCCCGGTCAGCTCGCCCGCGTGAGCGTTCCGCGTGGGACGACCACCGTGCTCACCGACCCCAACGCCGCAGCGAACGTCTGGGGCCCGGAGGGCATGGACTATCTGCTCACCACGCGCGCACCGTTCAACATCTTCCAGCAGGTCTCCCCCACCACGCCGGCCTCGACGACGCTCGAGCGCGGCGGCGTCGTCATCCCGGAACAGACCGTGCTCGACCGCCTGCACGACGACGTCACCGCGACTCTGGGTGAGGGCAACCCGTTCGACCTGGGCGAGGTGTCCACCGCCCGCTACCGCGAGGCGCTGATCGCCGGGCGCCGCATCACCGGCCACACCGCGGCGCAGACCCACGAGTCACTCTGGAGCTACCTGGCCGCGGGGGTCGGCGACGATCACAACTCCGCCACCGTCGACGAAGCCCTCGAGCGCACCCGCCTCGGCGCGATGATCACCGTCATGGGCTCGTCTCTCGCCGACAACACCGTGCCGCTGTTCGCCGACCTCGACGCGATCGCGCCGGCGCTGCGACACATGTGCTTCTGCGCCGACGACAAGCACGCGCTCGATCTCAGCACCGAGGGTCACATCGACCACCACGTGCGCCAGGCGATCCGCTTCGGCGTCGATCCCGTGCTCGCCTACCGCATGGCCACCGCTCAGCCGGCGCATTACTACCGGCTCGACCAGGTGGTCGGACTCCTCGCACCGTCGCGCCTGGCCGACCTGCAGATCATCCCCGACCTCGCCGACGTGCGCCCGTCGACGGTGATGGTCGCCGGATCCGTCGTCGCTCGGAACGGGACCGCGAGCTTCGAGGTCGACGACGACGTTCCGGAATGGACGCGCGACAGCATCCGTCTGCCGGAGACGCTCGACGCCGATCTGCTGCGCGTGAGCGCCGACGGACCCCGCGCGCATGTTCGCGCGATGGAGATGTACAACGGATACTTCAAGCGCGCGTTCGACACGGAGCTCGCCGTCGAGGGCGGCAGCGTGCAGTGCGACACCGGCACCGACGTGCTGAAGATCGCCGTGATCGACCGGCACCACGCCGAGCCGCTCGCCGGAGTCGGGTTCGTGCGCGGGTTCGGACTGCGCCGAGGGGCGATCGCCATCTCGATGAACTGCCCGAACATGAACATCGCCGTCGTCGGTGCCGACGACGCCTCGATGCTGCGCGCCGTCGAGGAGATTCGCGCCATGGGCGGCGGATTCGTCACGGTCGACGGCGACGAGGTTCTCGCCCGCGTGGAGCTGCCGGTCGGCGGCATGATGAGCGACGCCCCGTTCGAAGACACCGCCGCCGCCCTCGCGCACGCGCACGCCGTGACCGCGGAGCTCGGATGCCCGATCCCTTCGCCGTACATCATCCTGTCCTTCGTCGGCCTCTACGTCGTGCCCGATCTCGGCGTCACCGAACGCGGACTCGTCGACACCCGCACACAGCAGTTCGTCGACGTGCTGCTTCCCGGTCCCGTCGACGCGTGCGGCCACGTCGACCCCGCACATCCCTGA
- the add gene encoding adenosine deaminase, giving the protein MLHPLSTAPRIDEQQIRALPKAEVHVHLEGTFSLIDLLALAKENGIPLPGPAATIFDISTHDGYTAPDETSGGGSGAGAAGLTGFLRFLDWQCGLVRTPQQAARVAYAFAARQTAAGVRYSDVIVNPTHWNAWRGREGALLAALAAGFDEAEQDGLCRVGIAYSLLRSQSATEAEAIVTDLTTIRPHRLVALSVDGDEKVAGRTGEKFRGAFGIAARAGLHRTVHAGESSGPDGVWDALDLLQAERIDHGVRAIEDDALLARLIDDRISLGVCPRSNVTLGIYPDWASHPIRRLVDAGVLVTLNTDDPAPLGTTLDVDWAVTADRFGFDLADMVGFAQRSIDASFADVDLKRDLTTELLTVSAALR; this is encoded by the coding sequence ATGCTGCATCCGCTCTCCACCGCCCCCCGGATCGACGAACAGCAGATCCGAGCGCTGCCCAAGGCGGAAGTCCACGTGCACCTGGAGGGCACCTTCTCGCTGATCGACCTGCTCGCGCTCGCGAAGGAGAACGGCATCCCTCTCCCGGGTCCGGCAGCGACCATCTTCGACATCTCGACGCACGACGGATACACCGCTCCCGACGAGACCTCGGGAGGCGGATCCGGCGCCGGAGCGGCGGGCCTCACGGGCTTCCTCCGCTTCCTCGACTGGCAGTGCGGCCTCGTGCGCACGCCGCAGCAGGCCGCTCGCGTCGCCTACGCCTTCGCCGCCCGGCAGACGGCAGCCGGCGTGCGCTACAGCGACGTGATCGTGAACCCGACGCATTGGAATGCGTGGCGGGGCCGCGAAGGGGCCCTCCTGGCCGCACTCGCGGCCGGATTCGACGAGGCTGAGCAAGACGGTCTCTGCCGCGTGGGGATCGCGTACTCGCTCCTGCGCTCCCAGAGCGCGACGGAGGCCGAGGCGATCGTGACGGATCTGACGACCATCCGCCCACACCGGCTGGTCGCGCTGTCCGTCGACGGGGATGAGAAGGTCGCCGGTCGCACGGGCGAGAAGTTCCGCGGCGCGTTCGGGATCGCCGCGCGCGCAGGGCTCCACCGCACCGTTCACGCGGGGGAGTCGAGCGGCCCCGACGGCGTGTGGGACGCGCTCGATCTCCTGCAGGCCGAGCGCATCGACCACGGCGTGCGCGCCATCGAGGACGACGCCCTCCTCGCACGACTGATCGATGACCGCATCAGCCTCGGCGTCTGCCCCCGATCGAACGTGACGCTCGGCATCTACCCCGACTGGGCGTCGCATCCCATCCGGCGTCTCGTCGATGCCGGCGTGCTCGTCACCCTGAACACCGACGACCCCGCCCCGCTCGGCACGACCCTCGACGTCGATTGGGCCGTGACCGCCGACCGCTTCGGATTCGACCTCGCCGACATGGTCGGCTTCGCCCAGCGCTCGATCGACGCGTCCTTCGCCGACGTCGATCTCAAGCGTGATCTCACCACCGAGCTGCTGACCGTGAGCGCCGCACTCCGGTGA
- a CDS encoding GntR family transcriptional regulator has translation MTTSLPLPSSHGDRAALRVQHELLRFVREAADSGAPLPGELELTARLGCTRQQLRNAMSSLEAQGIVRRRQGTVTTVDPVALRLSVRLEEQFEHTDLLDRLGYRARVEVLSSGASTLPPQAAALMEYPAAMPAMCARKRWHADDAIAMVADDVVPLKDDTETREGESIFDLARRVWGEPVIWEVSTPGVALLDVEMASIFALPPGTPVMTFELVGVGASGRRLMYSLEYHNPAIASYSIVRTVRPPWHGA, from the coding sequence ATGACCACCTCGCTCCCTCTGCCCTCGTCCCATGGCGACCGTGCCGCGCTACGCGTGCAGCACGAGCTGCTGCGCTTCGTGCGCGAGGCCGCCGACAGCGGCGCCCCGCTGCCCGGAGAGCTCGAGCTGACCGCGCGCCTCGGCTGCACGCGCCAGCAGCTGCGCAACGCGATGTCGTCCCTCGAGGCGCAGGGCATCGTCAGGCGCCGCCAGGGGACCGTCACGACCGTCGATCCCGTGGCCCTGCGCCTCAGCGTGCGCCTCGAGGAGCAGTTCGAGCACACCGATCTGCTCGACCGCCTCGGTTACCGCGCCCGCGTCGAGGTGCTGAGCTCCGGAGCATCCACCCTGCCCCCGCAGGCCGCGGCCCTCATGGAGTACCCCGCAGCGATGCCGGCGATGTGCGCGCGCAAGCGGTGGCACGCCGACGATGCCATCGCGATGGTCGCCGACGACGTCGTGCCGCTGAAGGATGACACAGAGACGCGCGAGGGCGAGTCGATCTTCGACCTCGCCCGGCGCGTGTGGGGCGAGCCGGTGATCTGGGAGGTCAGCACGCCGGGCGTCGCCCTGCTCGATGTCGAGATGGCGTCGATCTTCGCGCTGCCGCCGGGCACGCCGGTCATGACCTTCGAGCTCGTCGGCGTCGGCGCGAGCGGACGCCGCCTGATGTACAGCCTCGAGTACCACAACCCCGCGATCGCGTCGTACTCCATCGTTCGCACCGTGCGTCCACCGTGGCACGGTGCCTGA
- a CDS encoding PPC domain-containing DNA-binding protein, with protein MRTAALETGRRIAVSLEPGDDVLGSIADACSQYRIAQGVIVTLSGAFRDVELIAAQTPSADPEPPLPSSVRIPYTEGIGSGTITSDDDGPAVHVHLAVGRKDSGARGFAGHVLAAEAHYVVEIVIDEILHPRMTRTATPAAFGLATLGFAAETEGSR; from the coding sequence ATGCGCACGGCAGCGCTGGAAACAGGGCGGCGGATCGCGGTCTCGCTCGAGCCGGGGGACGATGTCCTGGGGTCGATCGCGGACGCGTGCTCGCAGTACAGGATCGCACAGGGCGTCATCGTCACCCTCAGCGGAGCCTTCCGCGACGTCGAGCTCATCGCCGCGCAGACGCCGTCGGCCGACCCCGAGCCGCCCCTGCCGTCGAGCGTTCGCATCCCCTACACCGAGGGCATCGGCTCCGGAACGATCACCTCCGACGACGACGGACCAGCCGTGCACGTGCACCTCGCCGTCGGCCGCAAGGACTCCGGAGCACGCGGCTTCGCCGGACACGTGCTCGCAGCCGAAGCGCACTACGTCGTCGAGATCGTCATCGACGAGATCCTGCACCCCCGCATGACGCGCACCGCGACCCCGGCCGCCTTCGGCCTCGCGACCCTCGGCTTCGCTGCAGAGACGGAGGGATCACGATGA